Proteins encoded by one window of Halomonas sp. SH5A2:
- a CDS encoding arsenate reductase ArsC, translated as MSKRRVLFLCNANSARSLMGEVLLRHMAGDRFEAFSAGTEPDEPHALTLEALAKQGLSVEGLHSKSLDEFENESFDYVIVLCDKAQQACREWQGVAGERLFWDIRDPRLINKLDAYEQALQEIRRRIQLWLPFHKSD; from the coding sequence ATGTCGAAGCGTCGCGTGCTGTTTCTGTGTAACGCTAATTCTGCACGTTCGTTAATGGGCGAAGTGCTGCTTCGTCATATGGCTGGTGACCGCTTTGAGGCGTTCAGCGCGGGAACAGAGCCGGATGAACCCCATGCGCTGACGCTAGAGGCGCTTGCCAAGCAGGGGCTTTCAGTAGAAGGGTTGCACAGCAAGTCGTTGGATGAGTTTGAAAATGAAAGCTTTGATTACGTTATTGTGCTGTGTGACAAGGCCCAGCAGGCTTGCCGCGAATGGCAAGGGGTGGCGGGTGAACGGCTGTTTTGGGATATTCGCGATCCGCGCTTGATCAACAAGCTGGATGCTTACGAGCAGGCGCTTCAAGAGATTCGACGCCGCATACAGCTGTGGCTACCTTTCCATAAGTCTGATTAA